A stretch of the Thermofilum adornatum genome encodes the following:
- a CDS encoding putative RNA uridine N3 methyltransferase, with product MWPPPKPKPKRIIAIASSNFSNLKEPARTLHIALLARAATIFRVEQIIIYKESNKPCTPIKTVLEALEAPQYLRKYLVPKSRHLRYIGAAPPLRSPSHLLRDEQSPYREGYILRRTGDKAIVDIGLEKPVQAKVPPGLGPRVTLTQKQGHWQYIDREQIPVYWGYTVTCQQSLKQTLQNHTTPKTLVIATSRKGTPINTLATQLKTKIATAETLLVLFGTHNKGIQEIATQENINPQHYIHYTLNTAPLQGTKTIRTEEAVLTTMAILNLLDQQTTT from the coding sequence ATGTGGCCTCCCCCAAAACCCAAGCCCAAAAGAATAATAGCAATAGCCTCCTCTAACTTCTCCAACCTCAAAGAGCCAGCAAGGACACTACATATAGCACTCCTAGCCCGGGCCGCAACCATCTTCCGCGTAGAACAAATCATAATCTACAAAGAGTCAAACAAGCCCTGCACACCAATAAAGACAGTCCTCGAAGCCCTAGAAGCACCACAGTACCTGAGAAAATACCTAGTTCCAAAGTCCAGGCACCTGCGCTACATCGGAGCTGCCCCGCCCCTACGCTCCCCAAGCCACCTACTCAGAGACGAGCAAAGCCCATACCGCGAAGGCTACATATTGAGGCGCACAGGAGACAAGGCAATAGTAGACATAGGCCTAGAAAAGCCAGTCCAAGCAAAGGTACCACCAGGCCTCGGGCCACGAGTAACACTCACACAAAAACAAGGTCACTGGCAATACATAGACCGAGAACAAATACCAGTCTACTGGGGCTACACAGTAACCTGCCAACAATCACTAAAACAAACACTCCAAAACCACACCACCCCAAAAACACTCGTCATAGCAACATCCAGAAAAGGCACACCAATAAACACCCTAGCCACCCAGCTAAAAACAAAAATAGCCACAGCAGAAACACTCCTAGTACTCTTCGGCACACATAACAAAGGCATACAAGAAATCGCCACACAAGAAAACATCAACCCACAACACTACATACACTACACACTCAACACCGCACCACTACAAGGCACAAAAACAATCAGAACAGAAGAAGCAGTACTCACAACAATGGCAATACTAAACCTCCTAGACCAACAAACAACAACCTAG
- a CDS encoding FaeA/PapI family transcriptional regulator, translated as MPRKVTDKIIERKKLIHDFLKKHGPMPTVELVRELGLSHSQVFYILRLLLREGKVKEERRGKMAYWVALE; from the coding sequence ATGCCCAGAAAGGTAACAGACAAAATAATCGAGAGGAAAAAGCTCATCCACGACTTCCTCAAAAAACACGGCCCAATGCCCACAGTCGAACTCGTAAGAGAGCTCGGCCTCTCACACAGCCAAGTCTTCTACATACTCAGGCTCCTCCTCAGGGAGGGCAAAGTAAAAGAAGAAAGAAGAGGCAAAATGGCCTACTGGGTCGCCCTCGAATAA
- the secY gene encoding preprotein translocase subunit SecY, which yields MSLQDSLNSFFRILPEVTRPARKPSLSERLLWTGVILIIYFIMGQVPLYGIPRQTQGGIGALEFLRIVMASKRGTLIELGIGPIVTAGIVWELLVGSKLINLDLTTPEGRKTFAGLQKLTAFLFAAIEALAYIWGGVYGALTQQQQILVFIQLFIASTFIILMNDMLEKGWGIGSAVSLFIAAGVAQQIFWELFSPIGPLADGLYYGFFPSLVVALARGNSTLIMYAISRPAGYPDLVGFLGMIAMLLVLTYMESMKILIPVSSTRFGGVKTRIPLKFLYVSVMPVILVGALYANIAMFTQVLWPRVNPGNQNPWLNIIARYNYTEYGPVPLPGSLVYYISPPRSLASALHDPVHLVVYALLYIGLAVLFGVAWILTSGMDPETQAEQLVEAQLQIPGFRKSEKVIASMLRRYIWGLTILSSIIIGVIAVLSDLLRVMGGGTGILLLVGIIIQYYSILASERALEMYPSLARLIGE from the coding sequence TTGAGCCTCCAAGACTCACTCAACAGCTTCTTTAGAATCCTGCCAGAAGTCACGAGGCCTGCCAGGAAGCCAAGCCTAAGCGAAAGACTGCTCTGGACAGGCGTCATCCTGATAATCTACTTCATAATGGGACAAGTACCACTCTACGGCATACCAAGACAAACCCAGGGAGGCATAGGTGCACTAGAGTTCCTGAGAATAGTAATGGCGTCCAAAAGAGGAACCCTAATCGAGCTAGGCATCGGGCCCATAGTAACAGCAGGCATCGTGTGGGAACTACTAGTAGGAAGCAAACTCATAAACCTAGACCTCACAACCCCAGAAGGACGAAAAACATTCGCGGGACTCCAAAAGCTCACAGCCTTCCTCTTCGCTGCCATTGAAGCACTCGCCTACATATGGGGCGGCGTATACGGTGCACTAACACAGCAACAACAAATACTAGTCTTCATACAGCTCTTCATAGCAAGCACATTCATTATCCTAATGAACGACATGCTAGAAAAAGGCTGGGGCATTGGAAGCGCCGTCTCCCTTTTCATAGCCGCTGGCGTGGCACAGCAAATATTCTGGGAACTCTTCAGCCCCATCGGCCCCCTAGCCGACGGGCTATATTACGGATTCTTCCCGTCCCTCGTAGTCGCGCTCGCCCGTGGAAACTCTACACTCATAATGTACGCTATCTCTAGGCCCGCAGGATACCCAGACCTCGTAGGCTTCCTAGGAATGATCGCCATGCTACTCGTATTAACCTACATGGAGTCAATGAAGATACTCATACCAGTCTCCAGCACCAGGTTCGGAGGAGTAAAGACACGCATACCCCTAAAGTTCCTCTACGTCTCAGTCATGCCAGTCATCTTGGTCGGCGCCCTATACGCAAACATAGCAATGTTCACCCAGGTTTTATGGCCGAGGGTCAACCCGGGAAACCAGAACCCCTGGCTAAACATCATAGCAAGATACAACTACACAGAGTACGGCCCCGTCCCCTTGCCAGGCTCACTCGTCTACTACATCTCGCCCCCAAGATCCCTCGCATCCGCTCTACACGACCCCGTCCACCTAGTTGTCTACGCGTTGCTCTACATTGGGCTAGCAGTCCTCTTCGGAGTCGCATGGATCCTCACCTCGGGAATGGACCCCGAGACACAGGCAGAGCAGCTAGTAGAAGCACAGCTCCAGATACCAGGCTTCAGGAAAAGCGAAAAAGTCATAGCGTCGATGCTCAGGCGCTACATCTGGGGCTTAACCATTCTCAGTAGCATCATTATAGGAGTAATAGCAGTGCTAAGCGACCTACTCAGGGTGATGGGCGGAGGCACAGGAATCCTCCTCCTCGTAGGCATCATAATACAGTACTACTCGATACTCGCCAGTGAAAGAGCACTAGAAATGTACCCGTCCCTAGCGAGGCTCATAGGAGAATAG
- a CDS encoding uL15 family ribosomal protein, producing the protein MVIRREKKSRSYRGSRTHGYGRTGQHRKSGSRGGRGYVGYHKHKWSWTVKYAPDWYGQHGFTRHPSLVTQFNIINVGVLDSKIADLYQKGIATREGDAYVVDLTKIGINKLTGTGQVRNKIIVKVPFATQNAVQKIKQAGGDVILLAEKPATGE; encoded by the coding sequence TTGGTCATAAGGCGCGAAAAGAAGTCTAGATCCTACCGTGGAAGCAGGACTCACGGCTATGGACGCACGGGGCAACACAGGAAGTCTGGAAGCAGGGGCGGAAGGGGATACGTAGGATACCACAAGCACAAGTGGTCGTGGACAGTAAAATATGCCCCGGACTGGTACGGTCAACACGGCTTCACACGCCACCCCTCACTCGTCACACAATTCAACATTATCAACGTCGGCGTACTTGACTCGAAGATAGCTGACCTGTACCAGAAAGGCATAGCTACACGCGAGGGCGACGCCTACGTAGTCGACCTAACAAAGATAGGCATAAACAAGCTAACAGGCACAGGACAAGTCAGAAACAAGATAATCGTTAAAGTGCCATTCGCCACACAAAACGCAGTCCAAAAAATCAAGCAGGCCGGAGGCGACGTCATACTGCTCGCAGAAAAACCAGCAACCGGTGAATAA
- a CDS encoding 50S ribosomal protein L30, which produces MTLLFVLRLRGSPDRTPEQEKALELLRLHKTYHATLVQDTPSIRGMLTQTLSTVVTWGEIDKETLVQLLQKRGRMTGNKKITEEDLKKLGYNSFDELADALLAGKVTLDQLPGVKPVFRLRPPSGGFRGTIRKNVKAGGEAGYRGPKINELIRKML; this is translated from the coding sequence ATGACACTATTATTCGTATTAAGGCTCAGAGGCTCCCCCGACAGGACGCCAGAACAAGAAAAAGCCCTCGAACTACTAAGACTCCACAAGACCTACCACGCTACACTCGTCCAAGACACGCCATCAATTAGGGGCATGCTGACCCAAACCCTCTCCACAGTCGTAACATGGGGAGAAATAGACAAAGAAACACTAGTCCAGCTCCTACAGAAACGCGGCAGAATGACCGGGAACAAGAAGATAACCGAGGAAGATCTCAAAAAACTAGGCTACAACAGCTTCGACGAGCTAGCAGACGCCCTACTAGCAGGTAAAGTGACGCTAGACCAGCTACCCGGCGTAAAGCCCGTATTCAGGCTAAGGCCCCCAAGCGGCGGATTCAGGGGGACAATAAGGAAAAACGTCAAAGCCGGAGGCGAAGCAGGCTACAGGGGGCCAAAAATCAACGAGCTCATAAGAAAAATGCTCTAG
- a CDS encoding 30S ribosomal protein S5 → MASEWQPRTLLGKMVLEGKIKSIDEIFAKNIPIKEVEIIDTLLPDLKSEVISVGFVQRQTDSGEVSQYQVTVVVGNENGYVGVGMGKSRQIGIAIEKATRRAKLNIIPVRRGCGSWECLCGKPHSIPYKVEGKAGSVKIELIPAPRGVGIVASDVAKTVLRLAGISDVWSRSYGETRTTHNMAKAVYNALKKTYEFYPPSDW, encoded by the coding sequence ATGGCGTCGGAATGGCAACCAAGAACACTCCTGGGAAAAATGGTGCTAGAAGGCAAAATCAAGTCCATAGACGAGATATTCGCCAAAAACATCCCAATAAAAGAAGTAGAAATAATTGACACGCTCCTCCCAGACCTCAAATCAGAAGTCATAAGCGTCGGATTCGTACAGCGCCAGACAGACTCGGGCGAAGTCTCGCAGTATCAGGTAACAGTTGTCGTGGGAAACGAGAACGGCTACGTCGGCGTAGGCATGGGCAAATCCAGGCAGATCGGAATAGCAATCGAGAAGGCAACCAGGAGAGCCAAACTAAACATCATACCAGTCAGGAGGGGATGCGGAAGCTGGGAGTGCCTCTGCGGCAAGCCACACAGCATTCCATACAAGGTGGAAGGAAAAGCAGGCAGCGTCAAGATCGAGCTCATACCCGCCCCGAGGGGAGTAGGAATCGTTGCAAGCGACGTGGCAAAAACAGTCCTCAGGCTAGCAGGAATAAGCGATGTGTGGTCAAGGTCCTACGGCGAGACAAGGACAACCCACAACATGGCAAAAGCAGTCTACAATGCACTCAAAAAGACATATGAATTCTACCCACCGTCCGACTGGTGA
- a CDS encoding 50S ribosomal protein L18 → MARGSHYRVALKRRREGKTNYYKRRKLILSKKPRLVVRVLSKTAIVQVAIPAPKGDIILVSAHSNELKKLGWKGYGRNTTALYLLGYLAGLKAAKKGIKEAVLDIGLHRPVKGSRVFAAVKGAIDAGLEVPVGEEMLPSEERIKGEHIASYAKQMSEQDPEAYKAFFSQYLQNGLKPEDLPSHFEEIKKKIEESVK, encoded by the coding sequence ATGGCTAGAGGCTCACACTATAGGGTCGCGTTGAAGAGGAGACGCGAAGGCAAGACAAACTATTACAAGCGTAGAAAGCTAATCCTCTCAAAGAAGCCTAGACTAGTAGTCAGGGTACTCTCCAAGACGGCAATTGTACAGGTAGCGATCCCGGCGCCCAAAGGAGACATAATATTGGTCTCTGCACACTCAAACGAGCTAAAGAAGCTCGGCTGGAAAGGATACGGACGCAACACCACTGCCCTCTACCTCCTAGGATACCTCGCAGGCCTAAAGGCGGCAAAGAAGGGCATAAAGGAAGCCGTCCTAGACATAGGGCTACACAGGCCCGTCAAGGGCTCACGCGTGTTCGCGGCGGTAAAAGGCGCGATAGACGCTGGGCTAGAGGTGCCAGTCGGCGAAGAGATGCTTCCAAGCGAAGAGAGAATAAAGGGAGAACACATAGCGTCCTACGCGAAGCAGATGTCCGAGCAGGATCCAGAGGCCTACAAGGCGTTCTTTTCCCAGTACCTACAAAACGGGCTAAAGCCTGAAGACCTGCCATCCCACTTCGAAGAGATAAAGAAGAAAATCGAGGAGTCAGTCAAGTAG
- a CDS encoding 50S ribosomal protein L19e: MDVSVARRLAAEVLGVGESRIWIDPEKLDEVSTAISRSDVRRLIKSGVIKVLPPSTPSRGRIRIKREKRKKGRGRGPGSKKGPRTDEKRAWIAKVRVQRRYLKYLKEKGQIDPKTFRQLYRLVKGGMFRSLAHLKLYMTQHKILKVEQHG; this comes from the coding sequence GTGGACGTATCTGTAGCTAGGAGGCTCGCGGCCGAAGTCCTTGGAGTAGGCGAGAGCCGGATCTGGATAGACCCCGAAAAACTCGACGAGGTATCAACAGCCATAAGCCGTAGCGATGTTAGGAGGCTTATCAAGAGTGGAGTCATAAAGGTCCTCCCGCCGAGCACCCCGTCTAGGGGGAGAATAAGAATCAAGAGGGAGAAAAGAAAGAAGGGTAGGGGGCGCGGCCCAGGAAGCAAGAAGGGGCCCAGGACAGACGAGAAGAGGGCCTGGATAGCTAAAGTCAGGGTTCAGCGCCGCTACCTCAAGTACCTAAAGGAAAAGGGACAAATCGACCCCAAGACTTTCCGCCAGCTATACAGGCTAGTCAAAGGAGGAATGTTCAGGAGCCTTGCACACCTCAAGCTATACATGACGCAGCACAAGATACTAAAGGTGGAACAGCATGGCTAG
- a CDS encoding 50S ribosomal protein L32e: protein MSTEEKQVNTENVPKEEATAPTTEAQASTEEKKKIYKPTLTAEQQKMLKLRQLISRYRPRFIRMNSWRIKRLEDTWRSPRTSIDNQIRKQLKGFPPLVKIGYRGPKLVRGLHPSGFEEVVVYNVEDLQNVDPKRHAVRIARTVGRRKRAEIIKKAEEIGVRVLNG from the coding sequence ATGTCTACTGAGGAAAAACAGGTAAATACTGAAAACGTCCCAAAAGAAGAAGCCACAGCCCCAACAACAGAAGCACAAGCCAGCACAGAAGAAAAGAAGAAAATATACAAGCCTACCCTCACAGCCGAGCAACAGAAGATGCTGAAGCTACGACAGCTAATATCTAGGTACAGGCCCAGATTCATACGCATGAACTCCTGGCGCATCAAGAGACTGGAAGACACCTGGAGAAGCCCGAGAACATCCATAGACAACCAAATAAGGAAACAGCTGAAAGGCTTCCCACCATTGGTCAAGATCGGCTACAGGGGCCCCAAGCTCGTCAGGGGTCTCCACCCATCCGGCTTCGAAGAAGTAGTTGTCTACAACGTAGAAGACCTCCAGAACGTCGACCCAAAACGCCACGCCGTGCGCATAGCCCGCACGGTAGGCAGACGCAAGAGGGCAGAAATAATTAAAAAGGCCGAAGAAATAGGTGTAAGGGTCCTTAACGGGTGA
- a CDS encoding 30S ribosomal protein S8, which produces MMFDTLANALATIMNNESRGKTECVIYPSSKLIIAVLNTMKKAGYIGDYELINDGKGGKVVVKLLGKINKVGVIKPRFPVKKDEFEAWEREYLPSREIGLLIVSTPQGVMSHIEAKQKGIGGVLLAYVY; this is translated from the coding sequence ATGATGTTCGACACTCTGGCAAACGCCCTCGCAACAATAATGAACAACGAGTCTCGCGGAAAAACGGAATGCGTCATCTACCCGTCCTCAAAGCTAATCATAGCAGTCCTCAACACAATGAAGAAGGCCGGATACATAGGGGACTACGAGCTAATCAACGATGGAAAAGGAGGAAAAGTCGTAGTCAAGCTACTAGGCAAGATAAACAAGGTCGGCGTGATAAAGCCCAGGTTCCCAGTTAAAAAGGACGAGTTTGAGGCATGGGAGAGGGAATACCTGCCCTCAAGAGAAATAGGGCTACTCATAGTCTCTACACCACAAGGAGTAATGTCACATATAGAGGCAAAACAAAAAGGTATAGGAGGGGTGTTACTCGCATATGTCTACTGA
- a CDS encoding 30S ribosomal protein S14, whose protein sequence is MAKIHPPKKRKYGKGSRRCVRCGTHEAVIRAYGLNLCRRCFREVAEEIGFIKYS, encoded by the coding sequence ATGGCGAAGATTCATCCACCAAAAAAGAGGAAATACGGTAAAGGCAGCAGGAGATGTGTTCGTTGCGGCACACACGAGGCGGTCATACGCGCATATGGGCTAAACCTGTGCAGGAGATGCTTCCGCGAAGTCGCAGAAGAAATAGGATTCATAAAGTACAGCTAG
- a CDS encoding 50S ribosomal protein L5, with amino-acid sequence MAKTKLVLETDHPMRRVFIGKVVVNMGIGEGGERLARAAKLLEELTGQKPSLRRAKKTVREFGVRKGENIGVMVTLRGQKAIDFLKRALAAIDYKIPEKSIDKHGNVSFGIKEHILLPGVKYDPEVGIFGFDVIIAMERPGYRVARRRRKKSKIPNRHRVTKEETIMFLEKVLGVKVIKTRR; translated from the coding sequence ATGGCGAAGACAAAGCTCGTCCTGGAAACAGACCACCCAATGCGGAGAGTATTCATAGGCAAAGTAGTAGTAAACATGGGCATCGGCGAGGGCGGTGAAAGGCTGGCACGCGCCGCCAAGCTACTAGAAGAGCTCACGGGCCAGAAGCCTTCCCTTAGGAGGGCAAAGAAGACTGTCCGCGAATTCGGAGTGAGAAAGGGAGAAAACATAGGCGTAATGGTCACACTTAGGGGCCAAAAGGCCATAGACTTCCTGAAGAGGGCGCTCGCAGCCATAGACTACAAGATCCCCGAGAAAAGCATAGACAAGCACGGCAACGTCTCTTTTGGTATCAAGGAACACATACTCCTCCCCGGAGTCAAGTACGACCCAGAAGTGGGAATCTTCGGCTTCGACGTCATTATCGCGATGGAGAGGCCGGGCTACAGGGTGGCAAGGAGGCGCCGCAAAAAGTCCAAGATACCCAACAGGCACAGGGTCACAAAAGAGGAAACAATAATGTTTTTAGAAAAGGTGTTAGGTGTAAAAGTCATTAAGACACGCAGGTGA
- a CDS encoding 30S ribosomal protein S4e, protein MVRRVKASLRHLRRSVAPPFWPIKRKEYTWTVKPSPGPHPLDNSIPLGIIVRDVLGYAQTMKEARRIISSGKIIVDGKPVKDYKFPVGLMDVIHVPAEDKYFRVIPDPARKLRLAEIKPDEAGLKIAQIRRKMTVSNGNLQFTLHDGRNILVKKDSDLYQKALSFKTYDALLITIPQQTLQTHIPLDKGTLAIVYEGRNVGFLGTIQSIQQVFKRARSLVELKSPEGEISRTILQYVLPVGTEKPLVTVKV, encoded by the coding sequence GTGGTCAGACGAGTTAAAGCCTCACTTAGACACTTGAGACGAAGCGTAGCGCCGCCCTTCTGGCCAATAAAGCGAAAAGAATACACTTGGACAGTTAAGCCCTCCCCAGGCCCACACCCTCTAGACAACTCGATACCACTAGGAATAATCGTCAGGGACGTCCTCGGCTACGCTCAGACAATGAAGGAGGCAAGGAGAATAATTTCCTCCGGAAAAATCATCGTCGACGGAAAGCCAGTAAAGGACTACAAGTTCCCAGTTGGGCTAATGGACGTGATCCATGTTCCAGCTGAAGACAAATACTTTAGGGTGATACCCGACCCGGCCAGGAAGCTCAGGCTGGCAGAGATAAAGCCGGATGAGGCCGGCCTCAAGATAGCCCAGATCAGGAGGAAAATGACTGTAAGCAATGGGAACCTACAGTTCACGCTACACGACGGAAGGAACATTCTTGTCAAAAAGGACTCAGACCTATACCAGAAGGCCCTCTCCTTTAAGACATACGACGCCCTACTAATAACCATACCCCAGCAAACACTACAGACCCACATACCACTCGACAAAGGCACACTTGCCATCGTATACGAGGGGCGAAACGTCGGCTTCCTTGGAACAATACAGTCTATACAGCAGGTCTTCAAGAGGGCGCGCTCACTCGTAGAGCTAAAGTCCCCAGAGGGAGAAATCTCTAGGACGATCCTCCAGTACGTGCTCCCAGTAGGAACAGAAAAACCACTCGTAACGGTGAAGGTCTAA
- the rplX gene encoding 50S ribosomal protein L24: protein MSSDKVSSQPRKVRKREIYTAQLHVRSKRLVAPLSKELSQKLGLKRIRVRKGDRVLIVRGSFKGHEGKITSVDVKRGRIHVEGAMLRKADGTEVPYPIHPSKVVVLELDLSDPRRKELVERKKQVVVSGQTS from the coding sequence ATGAGTAGTGATAAGGTATCCTCGCAGCCGAGAAAAGTACGAAAGCGTGAAATATATACAGCCCAGCTACACGTCCGGTCTAAGAGGCTAGTCGCCCCTCTATCCAAAGAGCTGTCCCAAAAGCTCGGATTGAAAAGAATACGTGTAAGGAAGGGCGACAGGGTCCTCATTGTTCGCGGTTCTTTTAAGGGACACGAGGGAAAAATCACCTCGGTTGACGTTAAAAGGGGCAGGATACACGTGGAGGGTGCAATGCTCAGAAAAGCAGACGGCACAGAGGTGCCATACCCAATACATCCATCAAAGGTCGTTGTCCTAGAACTGGACCTATCTGACCCCAGGAGAAAAGAACTAGTAGAAAGAAAGAAACAGGTGGTGGTAAGTGGTCAGACGAGTTAA
- the mtnA gene encoding S-methyl-5-thioribose-1-phosphate isomerase — protein MLNLPKTIVWENGRVKLINQKLLPHKLEYIETDNWERVVKSIKDMEIRGAPAIGVAGAFAVALFANKYDGENLEKFMQDLEKVSRIVATARPTAVNLSWAVERVKNVAKTATSVEEARRLILDEALKIQREDEEANRKIGELGEPLIEDGDTVITVCNAGSLATSYWGTATAPLYVAKEKGKSFRVIALETRPYLQGARLTAWELSMAGIDVVVATDNSIGILAMKEKINLAITGADRITSIGYVANKLGTYPLALMSRVHNIPFYVAAPSSSFDLKARGPEDIEIEIRSSDEVVYIGNMRITPENVKAIYYAFDITPPQLVTGILTEKGIIYPPYEKNIKRIIGKN, from the coding sequence ATGTTGAACCTACCCAAGACAATTGTCTGGGAAAATGGCAGGGTCAAACTTATCAACCAGAAGCTTTTGCCACACAAGCTCGAATATATCGAGACGGACAACTGGGAAAGAGTCGTAAAATCAATAAAGGACATGGAGATTAGAGGCGCACCCGCAATAGGGGTTGCAGGCGCCTTCGCGGTAGCCCTCTTCGCAAACAAGTATGACGGAGAAAACCTAGAAAAATTCATGCAGGACCTGGAAAAAGTCTCCAGGATAGTTGCAACTGCCAGGCCGACTGCGGTAAACCTTTCATGGGCAGTAGAAAGGGTAAAAAACGTTGCAAAAACAGCGACAAGCGTCGAGGAGGCGAGGAGGCTCATCCTAGATGAAGCCCTAAAAATACAGAGGGAGGACGAGGAGGCAAACAGGAAGATAGGCGAACTAGGCGAGCCACTCATAGAGGACGGAGACACGGTCATAACGGTATGCAACGCCGGCTCCCTTGCCACGAGCTACTGGGGCACTGCTACAGCCCCACTCTACGTGGCAAAAGAAAAGGGTAAAAGCTTCCGCGTTATAGCGCTCGAGACCCGGCCCTACCTCCAGGGGGCGAGGCTGACGGCCTGGGAGCTAAGCATGGCCGGCATAGACGTCGTCGTGGCTACCGACAACAGCATAGGCATTTTGGCCATGAAAGAAAAGATAAACCTCGCAATCACTGGGGCCGACAGGATAACAAGCATAGGATACGTGGCAAACAAGCTCGGCACATACCCCCTAGCGCTCATGTCGCGTGTACACAACATACCCTTCTACGTGGCGGCCCCGTCAAGCTCATTCGACCTTAAAGCCAGGGGCCCCGAGGACATAGAAATAGAGATCCGTAGCTCAGACGAGGTAGTCTACATTGGAAACATGAGGATAACCCCTGAAAACGTGAAGGCGATATACTATGCCTTCGACATTACCCCGCCGCAACTCGTTACAGGTATACTCACAGAGAAGGGCATAATATATCCGCCCTACGAGAAGAATATAAAAAGAATCATTGGGAAAAATTAA
- a CDS encoding DUF99 family protein, with product MLISKPAFRVLGISECFRKRAKKSVLAAIVYRRDGYLDGVYFTFTSIGGMDATDSILGLYKSMNRKDINVIMLNGCIISWFNIVDLKRLNKETGLPVICVSYEESKGIEKYIREYFPGDTQRIKAYRELGQRQLVYVRPTRSYVYVRAEGLSLEEARQILDATTKTGKVPEPLRISQMIARAVHTFLEAADPLLLGIQPPDTGMHEKNI from the coding sequence ATGCTTATTTCAAAGCCGGCCTTCAGGGTTCTAGGAATCTCGGAGTGTTTCAGGAAACGTGCAAAGAAGTCTGTATTGGCAGCCATTGTCTATCGTCGGGACGGCTATCTGGACGGGGTCTATTTTACATTTACAAGTATAGGAGGCATGGATGCAACAGACTCGATCCTAGGCCTCTACAAGTCCATGAACAGGAAAGACATCAATGTGATAATGCTTAACGGGTGCATTATTTCCTGGTTCAATATTGTCGACCTAAAGAGGCTAAACAAAGAAACAGGCCTCCCAGTTATATGTGTAAGCTACGAGGAGTCCAAGGGGATAGAAAAATACATAAGGGAATACTTCCCAGGCGACACACAGAGAATAAAAGCCTACCGGGAGCTCGGGCAAAGACAGCTCGTCTACGTCAGGCCTACACGGTCATATGTCTATGTCAGAGCTGAGGGGCTATCCCTAGAGGAGGCTAGACAAATACTCGACGCCACAACGAAGACAGGCAAGGTTCCAGAGCCCCTAAGGATATCCCAGATGATAGCCAGAGCCGTCCACACGTTCCTAGAAGCGGCTGACCCCCTTCTACTAGGAATACAGCCCCCAGACACAGGCATGCACGAAAAGAATATTTGA